From Oryzias latipes chromosome 18, ASM223467v1:
TTCTTTATGCAAACGTCATTCTGACAGACTCTGACACTTTAGTGTCGATGTCCAACATTTTACATTCATAAAGTGGGACATCGCGTCAGaatgagttggtttgtgttgatTGTGTAAAGACTTCACTACcgtgaagtgttgcatatcaacaCAAGCTCTTTAGGATCCATTGTAGTTAGGTTAATTGCTTAAACAGTTAAGGAGTTACGGGAATTCAAACAACGTCAACACTGGAGAtgagctctggtgttaaagagttGATGTTAAAAAGGCCAAGAAAGGCTAAAAAAGGCTTAAACGCTACACTAGTTAAAGAATGTTCAACACTATTTAAAGAAGTAACTTTGAACAAAAGCTGTaatgattaaagaaaaatgaaaggatgaattagacaaagattaaaaaataaaagattttctatttgttttcaaTGGGCATAAAACtgctaaatataaaaatgtctaTAAATACACAAAAGCTAAGATTATGAGCCTGAATGttccattaaaaatgtgtttatagttaaatgatcaaaaaggTTGAATTTGGATCTGTGGTTGAAGGGttttctttggggggggggggggtcataacAGTCAGGTTGTGTTGGCCGATGTCGGATGTCTGCCTGTGTTTGAACCAACTCCAACCTTTTCAGTTCTACCAAGATGCAAAGGACTGGTGGCTGTTTGGCTTCTACTTCTGCGTCCCTCTGGCGTGCTCCGCCGTCTTCTACGGCCTGATGACGTGCGAGATGCTGCGACACCAGAAGGGAAGTCTGAGGATCTCCCTGAGTGAACACCTCAAGCAGGTAAAGGTGGCAAACAAGGAGGATTTTTAGACCTACAAAggttattttcattcatttagagGGAAAgtagcctttattttgaaagttcttGAACATTTCCTTGGGTTTTAGTggctgatgatgtcatcagctgctgcttcctgctcAGGAGTTTTTTCTGGTTGTAACTCGCTGGTCTCCCCGCAGCGGCGTGAAGTCGCCAAAGCCGTCTTCTGCCTGGTGCTGATCTTCGCTCTCTGCTGGTTTCCGCTCCACCTGAGCCGCCTCCTCAAGTGGAGCATCTACAAACCCCACGACGTCCACCGCTGCGAGCTCCTCAAGTAGGCGGCGAGTCCGCTGAACACGCGTGTCCTCTCTGCTGTGGTTGTCTGACCCTTTAAAACCTCGTCTGCTGTGTTTGCAGCTTCCTGCTGGTGCTCGACTACTTCAGCATCAACATGGCCACCGTCAACTCCTGCATCAATCCCATCATCCTCTTCTTCGTCTCCAAGAAGTTCAAGAACTGcttcaaggtaaaaaaaaacaacgaggGTTTTTTTGAGAGCAGGCGTGACCCCGTAGTGAGGTCACGGGGTCAGAGGTCGTGAGAGACGCTGTGGCTCTTCGAGATGTTTTGAGATTGCAGCTATCAGCAGGACAGAGAGGAGTTGACCAAACACAGAGGGGTCGTGACCTCTGATAGAGAGGACTTGTGGGAAATGACTTTGAGTAGCGTCGTCTTAGCTTAAAGGGGCGTCGCTCTGGTTTTAGAGGAGGGTCTTCAGCATTCCTTCTCAATCTGAGCTCTTGGAGATGATCCACTCACATCTCCTCTCCACGATGGGGAGAAGCTCTTCTGTTTACCACATGGGAAGGCTTTTAGCCCCTCCCCCTTCAGTGGGTGTGACTTATGATCCCATCATCCTGCTGAAGGTTTAACATGTAAGGACAAAGGAACGGTTGCTCCTTCAGGCCTTCCACTCTGTTCTCCGTCTGATTGGTGCTGCTCACCTGATCAGGTGAGTTCAGTCAATCTGAACCAGGAAACACCGGATCCAGGTAATCCACAGAGATCAGGAAAGAAAACCTAAATTCAACAAAGCAAAAAGCTTCTTTTATGGTCACGatagttttgtttcatttggcTTTCCCACAATGCTTTTCACCGCTCTAAAGTCAAACAAAGGTGGAGccactgttcataactgcttcTGGACTCTGGCCTCCATGAGAAGAAgagctctaaaaaaatgtttttacttcatACATGTGAAAACgattgactgtatcagagaactggactgagtcggTGTGACCTCACCCGGAGAAAACGGTTTACcgccagctccaaccaaatgaagttgACATTTTTGTGTGATGTGATTCCCGCcatattggagccagacgtcgtcagtctgattaaatattttctatggcaaccactctcaccatcAGGAGTGAGCCTTtaggaaggccacacccctaccacttgaacgCGGGCTACAGGAAAACTGTCAAACGTTTTTCGATCGTTCAACTTAAGACCAACTTCTACCGTGAATAACTTGAATTACAGGAAaaaactttgattaaaaaaaaaggattattaaAAACACGTTAACGCTTTAACATCTGAGATGTCGCCGGCGACGCCTTTTTGACAAACCCCAACTCTTCCACCGTTTACGATCAaccaaaatcagctgattctgttgtgCAGAAAAGTGAAATTGTGCCTCTATGCGACACATAGCTAACTTTACGTTACGGCGCAAAGCCGCTTTTTACGCGATAGAATTTGCTGGTTTACGTTGATCGTAAACCAGCAGATCaagaaggtatcagagcaagaatgtttattctgaccacttgaatgactgagtaacagctgtttatttctctatggaagtctgtgggattttggcttcttggaaccacttcctgtttggaacattggggggggggggggtcactcagtccagttctcatatacagccaGTGGTAAAATGCCTCAAGTCAAGGTTAGATTAACATCAATCGCCTCAGAATGACATGACTCATTTGTTATAAAGATGCATTCTGGGAAATGTAGGCAGGATCTCCTTTAACCCgtctgtctctctctgtctctctgcagTCCTGTCTGTGTTGCTGGTGTTACTCTGGCTCTCTCTCCAACAGCATGCTGCCTCTCCACCATGGGACCAGCCTGCAGTACAAACACACTGACCACTGACCGGCCcggcgccacctgctggccgAGACCAGCAGTCTCAGCCGTGAGACGCCTGCTTTCTGTGTGGCTCTGCTCTGGGTTTTACAGTTTGATGACAAATAATTCAAGCCAAGCTGGCATTTGTGAGCCTGAAGGATTTCTGCCGTTTGTCAGGAGTCTCTGAGTTTCTAGACCTGTGATTGAAACCATTACAGTCAGATTTCACTTAAACCAGGAGTTCTGATTGTTATGTTTATGAGCTCATTCTGTATCTATTTATCAATGAACTTGTATCCATGGTGAGATGATAAAATTGTTGGTTTGTGAGAAATTGATTGAAGAGCTGCATTAAGGACTTTCTGTAACAGTTTAGTCTGATGTCACAACTCAAGACCTTTAAACTTgttaattttaacaaaaatgttgattatataaacaggattatttaaatatatatatacagtttttgttctttctgcaTTATGTTTCTCATAATAATGATATGATTACTTatgttaaaatatataataaatataattttaaataaatgtgtatcACACATGTTAAACCAGCAAtaaatttgttatttaaaatatgttgctcagtttgttttttaaggcaatttttgtgtgtatgtagTGTTGTACAAaccgtttttttctttgtgtttagacggtaaacacttttttttggacatgacaataaaaaaaataaaaaaacaagttgttccctcaaaataatcatttttgtgtgaatatttaagtattttatgaCCACAAATTGgaattttattagcattttgtgaGCAGAAATAGGTATTCTAGCATTATGGATTCCTACTGCTGTGTGtgcaaaatactaatttgttcACACAAACTGCTAATTTGTGCTAATCAAATTCAAACATATCAAAAAAAATTGACCTACTAATTTGTGTACACAAAATGTGAATTTGTGTCCatgaaatgttaataaaatgatGATATTTGTccacaaattattaatttgagTGGGAAAAAAGTGAATGTCTTATCCAAGGCTccgtagtttttttctttttattaactaATTGTATTAAAAAACCAACATCATTAATACATAGAGATTTTACTGCTTTAGAATTTTCTTATATTAGTTTTAAAAATCGTAAACagatttacattttgtttttctgaactgGATTATCGTTGTTGtcgttttttctcctttaaaaacataaatacttttaatgtgtttaaatgttgaggcactcttcctccttttttctgtttttcttcctctttaacTGTTTCAGTCGGACGGTCATCATCTCCATCATCTAATAAGCGCGTCCCCGCCCTGTTTGTGTCTGCGCGTGACCGACGTCCGCGGCGGGTCCCGGCGATGACGTCACGGCGTCAACTCAACGAGCAGGGTCCGCGCGACCGAGCGAGTTAGCGGGCGGGCTGTCAGGGAAAGATTTATCGATCGGTCCGGAGACTCGTCAGCCGCTGATCGGCATCGACTGACCGGATCCGACGGGAGCCGCGGAGCGGGtgaggggcggagcagggatgCGTTGCCCGGTAACGGTGAGAGGCGCGTGCGTGAGCGCGAAAGAGCAGTCAGTCCGAATGAACGTTCTGAGCATAAGGAGACGTTTTTACCGGAAATCTGGGACATTTAAACGATGTGTTCTGATAGATTCTGCCCTTATAACCGGTGTACGGTTCACAGCAGCAGCTGTCTCCGGTATTTGTCACATTTCATTAAACGTGATGATCCAGACTGTTcccattcaaaacatttgacgtCATCATGACGCAACACGCTTTTAAAAATCGATGCTGTAAGcatgttttaatacattttgtttaaattgttataaaaaaaaacttttgtacaTCAGTCTATTAAAATCataaatatggatttttttattttaaaatgcatacttattccttcactactcactatatagtgcactatgttgTGCGTTTGCCGTTTTGtggtgctgtccgaatctacaattctaaaatcGAGTGGCCTAGAAAtgtcccagaagtctttgcaaAAAACCAGGTAGCATCAACGCTCACTAGATTTGCGATTATAGACcaaaatgcattgcatttgatcactttttgcgtggaaaaaatatttaaatatttgtttttttaaataaaccatcaactttttcatcatcagaacacagtggatttgtAAATGGTCGTTGTAGAACACTCATATCGAGTAGacttttactttgtgaaattaGTCATGTCATACtctctgttaaaataaaaaaaaagtagtgaacaTGGTGTCCAAACTGCTtttaaatccagggcactacatggTCCATGATACaattttttagtagttagggattaggtcgggaatttggacacagccataggttaaaaaaatagaaggaagtgtttaaccctttaacaccagagctgtcACCGGTGACggcaaataacaaatgctttcTGAGCCACCATAGCTCCTTGATGCTAATTTAAGTACTTCCTATGTATTCAACAATATGCAGCAGAACTCAAGTGTTGCATGTTGTCACAATCAGCTGGGTTTATCGCGTAAACGTGTCGTATTGCACATCGGcgcaaagtgacaaaaaaaagttgaacataCCGATGTGGAGAGTAGACATCTATAGTTTTAGCTTAAGTAAATTTGAGTCTTTTTGTTGTGTTCATGTTGCTGGGCCCCACATGGAACATTCAAAAcgattgattgacagatttcgtcTAGCTTCCTTTcaagtggtgggggtgtggccttccaacaagctcactcctggttGGAGAGAGTAGTTACCGTTTTCTATGGATGTcctcacactcactcagtccagttctcagatacagtcagggttagccccgccttcacccaacagtaactgggataggctccaccAACCCCTTGACCCTGAAAGAGATTAAGCAGGttaaaaaatggatgaatggatttgtCCATTCAGACCGATGAAAACTCCAAGCTGTCAACGATCAAACTTTAGCTTTAGTCTTTGGATGTCTGAGttctttatagttttttttttggattttccaACATAAATCCTTGCTTTGAGTTGGATTCTTGGTGGCAGTGTGCACTGCACTGTGTTTGACCTCACCGACAGCCCTCCATGCAGGTGTTGTAGGATGTTCCTGTAGGCCGTGCTCAGGGAGACGCTGCCATCATGCCGTGTTCCTGCGCACAGTGGAGGCGGTGGATCCGCCCGCTGGTTCTGGTTCTCTATGCTCTGCTCCTGGTGGCTGTGGTACCGCTTTGCATCTGGGAGCTGCAGAAAGACAAGGTAAGTGCTTGAAAACCTCAGAGAGGTACCGTAGAGTGGGCGCGGGTTGAGCGTTGCAGGTCGTGATGCCTCGGTCCGTCTGTGCAGGTTGGGACACACAACAAAGCCTGGTTCATCGCCGGGGTGTTTGTGTTCCTGACCATCCCCATTTCTCTGTGGGGGATCCTGCAGCACATGGTGCACTACACCCAGCCGGAGCTGCAGAAACCCATCATCAGGTTTGGCTCTTTCTGGTTCCTGCCGTTTGAACAGTTTGGCAAAAAAACACGGAAAAGTTTAGTTTGTGTCCTCAGGTCTTATACTCCTGTTTTTAGCCGTAGTCACATCACAGGTGGacacaggctgtctgcaggtgaaaaactgGGCGAACTTGTACGTGGCATGCAGGTGACaaaatattaacccttgtgctatctgagatgactccacccttacattgacgtgttctccctaccatgacaaaggtggataaaggtggaaagatttcatgtaatccattcaATGATTTGGaataacaaatcattgaagaaaaaaggttcagagcactgtctagtgggtctagatgaccccactcccaatgttaaagtgccttggatagcgcaagggttatgGTCACAGACCGCTCATGGAAAACCGTAGAGGTTATATACTATGAGCGACAGGTTGTAGCGAACATTTGTACAACACAAGGGTTGTTTAAGTAGAAGATACCCAGTCCTacatgtagtttgtgtggatctCATACATCCACTTATATATCACATGCACGCCCGTGCATGCGCATCTGGGCGCGGTAAGGGGCCAGTAGGTGCTTTAATAATGACTAGACACCATATGACAGCATCATCTGTGCGTCATAACTTCTATTAGCCTCATGAATACATCATGATACACATATGTACACACgaacgacaatggtacgttccattttcacgacATCCCTTAAAGTGGCCTCAAAGCAACTgctagacacacctgcgctccatTTAGAATgaagccgctcctctctataaTCCTCCAGGGGCACAGACGCACCTGTTCAGGTCACTCGGCGTACGGGTGCACGTGACTTTTGACGCTTTTCATGCAGCTCTTCGGGGTTGAAGTTCAGTTTGTTGTTCAGTTGTCACCCCCTTAAAAACACCCCTCTCTGCCTCCCTCTGCACAGGATACTGTGGATGGTGCCGATCTACAGTCTGGACAGTGTGAGTCTGAGCTGCTAGTCCTTTCCGCCCTGCTGCCACAGCAACGGGCTTTGTTTCCTGGAGGCGGTTGGTCTCTGAACACGTGGAGCTCATCTGTGTCGGTCTGTTTTCAGTGGCTAGGCCTGCGCTACCCCAGCCTGGCCATCTACGTAGACACCTGCAGGGAGTGCTACGAGGCCTATGTCATCTACAACTTCCTGGTGTTCCTGCTCAACTTCCTCAGTAACCAGTACCCCAGCCTGGTGCTCATGCTGgaggtgcagcagcagcagtcgcACCTGCCCCCGCTGTGCTGCTGCCCCCCgtggcccatgggagagtgagaagagggaggggggcaggttGCGGCAGACGGCTGGCGGGCAGGTGGGCGTAacgctcttcttctgtttgtcaGGGTGCTGCTGTTCAGGTGTAAGTTGGGAGTCCTCCAGTACACGGTGGTCCGGCCGGTTACCACGGTGATAGCGCTGTAAGTCCCCCTCCCCCGTCACGTCACACACAAATCTttcacaaaacattttcttcaactTGAATGGCATCAAACCTAAATAATGTGAAATGAAGATGAAAAGCTTAAAGAACCAATTACCCAAAAAGATGGTGATTGCACTAAACTGTAGAAcatgggcttttattttgtaaagcagcagctgattttacattttatcagCCGGTTTGCTTTGTCTGAAAAAGGACAGCAGTTCATCAAACATGAAGGCCAGAGTGGAAGAGGCCGTAAGGACTGGGAAGGATAAGCAAAGACAGATGACTCCTCGTCAGTAATCAGATAACCAACTAGATCATACGTAAAGCAAACAGTAGGATCCCAAACACCAAACCCTGAGGGACTCCTGTGGACGTTAGGATACAGAAGCCTTGGCTGTCCATAGATTTCTGCTTAAGGCAGCAAAGATGTTACGGTGCTGCCAATGTTTTAAACCCAGcctcaacagtaaaaaaaagtcctcatatGGTCTGATAAAACCACATGTTTTCCAGTTGCCATGGTGACGTGGCTTTAAATGATACTGATGGTAATCGTGGCCACGCTAGTCTTTTCAGCGGACAGATAAAGGTGAAGCTTTGTTTCGGCAGTCACACTCGCAGGTTGCAGGCTTTATTTCTTTCATCTGAATGTGGTTCGATCCATCGTGGTTTGGGTTCCTGAACGTTCCTCGGTCAGACTGGTGTTTGCTGACGGGAGCAGAAGTAATCTGTCTGCTCTGAAACGCAGAGTCGTCTCTGATGCTGCAGCCGTGACTGTGTTTCGCTGTGTCTGCAGCATCTGTCAGCTCTGTGGAGTTTATGATGAAGCCAACTTCAGCTTCAGGAGCGCCTGGTCCTACCTGGTCATCATCAACAACATCTCCCAGCTGGTGAGGACTCCACCCTCAGGGACTGCTGGCTCTCGTCCGGGTGGAGACACTCATCGCCGTGCTCTCTCTGCAGTTCGCCATGTACTGTCTGGTGTTGCTGTACCGAGCGCTCAGGGACGAGCTGACTCCCATCAGGCCGGCGGGGAAGTTCCTCTGCGTCAAACTGGTCGTGTTTGTCTCATTTTGGTAAGACCAGGACTAAGATCTGTCTTACTTCAATGAGGCTCTATCTGCTGGTGATGGTGAGATCATTTTCTCCACAGGCAGGCAGTTCTGATAGCGTTCCTGGTGAAAGTGGGCGTGATCTCTGACAAACACACCTGGGATTGGGACAGCGTGGAGGCTGTGGCCACCGgactgcaggtgaaaaatgtacCCATGTTACATAATCTATGAGGAGTTTCAGCACATATCGTTCTGCAGCGGGTTTGGACCGCCAATGAATAGTCTACGTAAACACGCATAAACGTGTGTTTCAGGCTTcctcgttcaaaactcttgcgttcataTGCAGCTACGcaggtttttaagtcagtttttgggctctatgtatAAATAAGTAGAGCGTTGAACCTGAATGtgtgttgcaagttaaacccgttgaactttgaccaatcagggacttgggtCTGGTAATGGTGTATGGATTGCGCCCTTTTCAAAAAGGCCAACTGTCTATGACGCCAAGTCTTTCAtctatcagaatagagctgtgacaggaAAGGCTAGAGCAAGATTCActagatttgcaccgctttgacatttcacaccaagccttttccaactgtgagtTCCTGCACTGGTATCGGGTGGCGACAGACCAGTGGGAACGCCGAGTGATAAAAGCACGTTCAAGAATCTCCGTTTGgcgcgttcttgaacgtgcatctCATGCCCGCTGTGTTTGTAGCATAAGGGGGGGAAAAAGACTTGTTTCATTTGTTAATACATGAGTTGACAGGCCAATGCACAGTGTCTGAGGTTTCCCAAAAGTCTTTTCATTCTTTAGCAATATTTGAACCcaataaatgtattataatAATGTAGTCCCAAAGAATGTTTCACTTCAGAGCtacaaaaaatagaagaaaatgcAATGAGAGTAAACAGACCAACCTAATTATTATACCCTACAACTCTGGACACATTTACGGGATTACTCCACAATGATGTCatattttggaataaaaattGACTGTTCTTGTTGTCATAAACTGAtcattgtttgaatttttttgtttttttatttaactcaaTGAAGCGTAATGAAgtcaaagaaacacaaattcacccccattagaaacacattttctgaagtTCTTTGTGTcccaaaatatgaaaaagaaagctagtttgtttttttaaggagaatTCTTCATTTACTTTGGATTATGAACTTCAGGAGAAACAGGAAATCTGACATGTTCATGTCATGAGAGTATACTTCCTTTTTATTGCTATTATTTTATTCTCTGATGCACAGGACTtcatcatctgcatagagatgTTTCTTGCTGCCATTGCCCACCACTACACCTTCACCTATAAGCCCTACGTACAGGTAAAACCAGACGTACCACGCTGATgacatatataaatacatatatatatacgtgtGTGTTGGCTCATTCATGAATGGTTCTTCTAAACGTCCAGGAAGCAGAGGAGGGGTCGTGTTTTGACAGTTTTCTGGCCATGTGGGATTTATCTGACATCAGAGCTGATGTGACAGAGCAAGTCCGTAATGTCGGTGAGTGTTTGATGCCTAATTTCACAGCACGCTGCCTCGTATCCCAGCATCcatgggcgacagtggctcaggtggtggagcgggtcgtccaatgatcgaagggttggcggttcgattccccgctcccaccagccaaatgtcgttgtgtccttgggcaagacacttcaccctccttgcctccagtgtggctccactggtgtgtgaatgtgcatgaatgatcccagtgatggtcagaagggggccgtaggcgcgaaatggcagccacgcctctgtcagtctgccccagggcagctgtggctacaacagtggctaaccatcaccaagtatgaatgaggagtgaatgaataatggacacaatgtaagccctttgagcgtctggaaaagcgcagataaatctattccattattattattattattattatccatCACATGCAGTCATAGCACCACAGGGTTTGAATCCTTAAAGTGTCTTTGGTGgtctagaaaaaataaaatgattgatcataaataaatcttACCTTAACTGATATAGTTAAGGTTTAAGTTATAACTGAAAGAAATATTAAGATATTCCAGCTGAAGTCAATATGATTTGGTGTTTCTGATAATAACTATTAGCAAAAACAAGCTGAGTTAGTGTTAACATGCTATGTTAGCTCAagctaaaacaaatgaaaaagctagATAACTGTTAGCCATCAAAATGCTTATTATTTACAAGAAATTATAGTTCAAACATATATTTGTGTAGTTCTTACAGTTAGGTCAAGTTTAAGGCATAAGTACAAAATATATCAACAATCTATTTAGTCATTAAacttgagtttttcaaagctaaATATTAGCATAAACAAGCTGTGTCTGCTAAGTTAGCATtagcattatttttttccccccatagcATTAGCATTCTATGTTAGCCACAGCAAAAGAATATGCCACATTATTTTTGTATAAACATAAATCTCGAGGAACATTAATCTACAAAAATActataaatgaaagaaaagaaatcataaTCTTGCTATATATACAACATTTGGATTGTTTTCTTTACAGTTTCGGCTGAACcctaaaaatcaaaaattgtttcatttttttttatttcaaggttttattggtgtcttgcttttttaaattaaaatctttgttttgtcaATTTACAGAAACCTGTTATTctctaaaactgtttaaaaaatgttttagctccGCCCCAATATAAGAAACTATTTTTTCTCCCAAATTAATGTTAAACATACATACAGTAACAGACACGTTTTTCTCCTGAAGAATTGTTAAAGAAGAGTTTGTAATTCTGCCTCCAAaagataaaagtttttttctctcaaacaaataataaaaaaacaatatagccCCGCccccaaacatgtttttctcctACACTAAAGCTTTAAAAAGGCAGATCACGCataaaaaacaatcacattttAATAATCACCTGGACCCCAGCAGTAACTGTTCCTGACACGACgaacctcctgctcctcttcaggTCGTACGTTTCTGGGTCGGCCCAACAAGATGTACTTCGCCTCAGCGACCCGCCCCGAACACACGGAGCACACCGGCCTCCTCAACGCCACCTCACAGGACCCCATGGTGGCTGCGGCCGCCTCCATGCCCGCCTCCCCGTCGTCGACTGGCCGCTACCAAGGCCTGGGCCACACCCCCGCCCCTCACTCCATCTCCGCCCCCGCTGgcttcacctcctcctcctgggaCGAGGACAGCAGCTGCTCGCCTCCTCAGCCGGGCGTCGAACCCTGAAAGGGAGAGGACACGGACTGGTCTGAACTCCTCTGCTTGGTCGTGATGCAGAGGATGGTGGTGGAGGGATCCTCGAGTCGCCGTAGATGTTTCTCTGTGGTTTGGATGAACCTGCAGAGGCAGAGCaggtttctttctcttttggtcCTGTGGTGGAGTGTCATTCAAGCTGCTCTGACCCTTCTAACTGACAATAAACAGAACCTGCTGTAATCTGCTTCAGTCTGTTGTCAGGATTTGGTTCTTTCTAGCTTTTCTTCACTTGTTTCTCAGCGTGAGGTCAGCAAAAACCCTCACTAGTCTTTTTTTAGGTTAAGATATTTTGAAGTCTAACTAAATCAAAGCACTTCAAATTTTTCCTTTACCACCATCTAGTGGTCATCAGAGGAACAGCAAGTTTtactaatgtttgtttttttcatgtttgcgtGTCTGTAGACGTTAGAGGATATCACAGCAGAAATCTGCAAACCCTCAGAAACTCACCAAAGAGTGAAAACGGAAATAAGCTGATTTGGCTGATCTGAAGTGAAGCTCTGATCGTTTCTTCTTTCCGCTAAAGGGTTCAAGCATTCGTATCTTAGTGCAAATGTGTAAAAACCAACAACACAGACTTTCCGTCTTCATGCAGTAACATGGACATTTctttggtaaagaaaaaaagcgaCTCCATTCACTTTTAATCTTCAAAACTGAacattgatgttttcttttttaccgtccatcatttgctgttttttttagctctgatataatgttttttatgcatttttatgaAGTTAATTAGAAAAATTGGCaacaggaaaaatatttttgacttattaatatattttttaattcaaactattattaaaaaaacctgacatcagtctgtgttcatgtcaaataaaaaataaaatatggtcattttaaatttgtaataaaagttCTAATGAACCAGTTGTTTATTGGGCTGCACGTCCCACGTCCTTCAAGTcctggacctgaaccagaacaccaatggggacctttatgtgtggagttagcatgttctccctgtgcatgcatgggttttctgcAGGGACTCCCACCGTCCAACAACACGCTTCATAGGTTGTTGgataatctaaattgtccatatgtgtgattgtg
This genomic window contains:
- the LOC101168743 gene encoding transmembrane protein 184C, producing MPCSCAQWRRWIRPLVLVLYALLLVAVVPLCIWELQKDKVGTHNKAWFIAGVFVFLTIPISLWGILQHMVHYTQPELQKPIIRILWMVPIYSLDSWLGLRYPSLAIYVDTCRECYEAYVIYNFLVFLLNFLSNQYPSLVLMLEVQQQQSHLPPLCCCPPWPMGEVLLFRCKLGVLQYTVVRPVTTVIALICQLCGVYDEANFSFRSAWSYLVIINNISQLFAMYCLVLLYRALRDELTPIRPAGKFLCVKLVVFVSFWQAVLIAFLVKVGVISDKHTWDWDSVEAVATGLQDFIICIEMFLAAIAHHYTFTYKPYVQEAEEGSCFDSFLAMWDLSDIRADVTEQVRNVGRTFLGRPNKMYFASATRPEHTEHTGLLNATSQDPMVAAAASMPASPSSTGRYQGLGHTPAPHSISAPAGFTSSSWDEDSSCSPPQPGVEP